One part of the Bacteroidia bacterium genome encodes these proteins:
- a CDS encoding MBOAT family protein codes for MLFNSVEFVVFFTAVFLLYFTTPHKWRWLLLLIASYIFYMSWKVEYILLIVVSTLVDYFMGIKMGQEVLKEKRKKFLYISLVSNLSILFSFKYFNFFSESVGGLANVMGLTYSAPLFEVLLPVGISFYTFQTLSYSIDVYNGKIDPEKHLGRFALFVSFFPQLVAGPIERSGNLLPQFREKKSFDYDRVMSGMRLAAWGLFKKVVIADRLAFFVNMIYNSPENFHGLSVALATFFFAFQIYCDFSGYSDIAIGVARMLGFDLMKNFERPYFSRSIGEFWRRWHISLSTWFRDYVYIPLGGNRVVKWRWYYNLFMTFLISGLWHGANWTFVIWGALHGFYLIVENFSKGYMKEKELSNPLPKIVKDAFSLSITFALVCFAWIFFRANSLSDALLLIQNLFVWVPGDIGWIFRPEHRFEIVLSFLAIGLLLTVQVFQEKRSMGTWISIQPLFVRWAVYVMLVSIILNFGEFNQQQFIYFQF; via the coding sequence ATGCTATTTAACTCCGTCGAGTTTGTAGTATTCTTTACTGCAGTATTTCTGCTCTATTTCACGACCCCTCATAAGTGGCGCTGGTTATTATTGCTGATAGCCAGCTATATCTTTTATATGAGCTGGAAGGTGGAGTATATCCTCCTGATCGTAGTGTCTACCCTGGTAGACTATTTTATGGGGATCAAAATGGGGCAGGAAGTCCTTAAGGAGAAGAGAAAGAAATTTCTCTATATCAGCCTCGTCTCCAATCTGTCGATTCTATTTTCATTCAAGTATTTCAATTTCTTTAGTGAAAGTGTAGGAGGTTTGGCGAATGTAATGGGGCTCACTTATTCAGCCCCCTTGTTTGAAGTCCTGCTACCAGTGGGTATTTCCTTTTACACCTTTCAAACCCTCTCCTATTCCATAGATGTTTACAATGGAAAGATTGATCCGGAAAAACATCTGGGCAGATTTGCCCTCTTTGTTTCTTTCTTTCCCCAATTGGTCGCAGGTCCTATCGAACGATCCGGCAATCTGCTTCCCCAGTTTCGGGAGAAAAAAAGCTTTGATTATGATCGGGTGATGAGTGGCATGAGGTTGGCAGCCTGGGGACTTTTCAAAAAAGTCGTGATCGCAGACCGCCTCGCCTTTTTCGTAAATATGATCTACAATAGTCCGGAAAATTTTCATGGACTCTCGGTGGCTTTGGCAACCTTCTTTTTTGCTTTCCAGATCTACTGCGACTTTTCCGGCTATTCAGATATAGCTATTGGTGTGGCTCGTATGTTGGGCTTTGATTTGATGAAGAATTTTGAGCGGCCTTATTTCTCACGCTCCATCGGAGAATTTTGGCGCAGATGGCATATCTCCCTTTCAACCTGGTTCAGGGACTATGTCTATATTCCTTTAGGGGGAAATCGAGTGGTAAAGTGGCGTTGGTACTATAATCTTTTCATGACCTTTCTGATCAGTGGACTCTGGCATGGTGCCAACTGGACCTTTGTGATCTGGGGAGCCTTGCATGGTTTCTACCTCATAGTAGAAAATTTCTCAAAAGGATATATGAAAGAGAAGGAACTGAGCAATCCCCTTCCCAAAATTGTGAAGGATGCCTTCAGTCTGAGTATCACCTTTGCATTGGTGTGCTTCGCCTGGATATTCTTCAGAGCCAACTCCCTTTCGGATGCCTTGCTGTTGATTCAGAATTTATTCGTCTGGGTACCTGGCGATATTGGATGGATATTCAGACCTGAACATAGATTTGAAATCGTACTTTCCTTCCTGGCCATAGGTTTATTATTGACAGTACAGGTTTTTCAGGAAAAACGATCTATGGGGACCTGGATTTCTATTCAACCTCTTTTTGTCCGCTGGGCCGTCTATGTGATGCTGGTAAGTATCATCCTGAATTTCGGAGAGTTTAATCAGCAACAATTCATCTATTTCCAGTTCTAG